In Candidatus Nitronauta litoralis, one DNA window encodes the following:
- the ruvC gene encoding crossover junction endodeoxyribonuclease RuvC — protein sequence MSDSSPDRILGVDPGSLATGIGIVEAKGSKLKLIHTDTIKTNSKQPFADRLKTIHEGVQAVIEQFDPTALSLEDIFFATNAKSTIKLGQTRGVILLAGAQSNVAIHEYTPLEVKQSIVGYGRADKKQVQAMVMQLLGLKSKPGSLDASDALAVAICHLNNFSTKKKLQQAGA from the coding sequence ATGTCAGATTCCTCCCCAGATCGAATACTCGGTGTCGACCCCGGAAGTCTGGCAACAGGCATTGGCATTGTCGAGGCAAAAGGGAGCAAACTAAAGCTCATTCATACCGACACAATCAAAACCAACAGTAAACAACCTTTTGCTGATCGGTTGAAGACTATCCATGAAGGCGTGCAAGCGGTGATTGAGCAATTTGACCCGACGGCTCTCTCTCTGGAAGATATTTTCTTCGCAACCAACGCCAAATCGACTATCAAACTGGGGCAAACGCGTGGTGTAATCCTGCTGGCAGGAGCCCAATCAAATGTCGCAATCCACGAATACACTCCGCTTGAAGTAAAACAATCGATTGTCGGTTACGGTCGGGCCGATAAAAAACAGGTACAGGCGATGGTCATGCAGCTTCTGGGACTGAAATCGAAACCCGGTTCACTCGATGCTTCCGACGCACTGGCGGTGGCCATCTGCCACCTCAATAATTTTTCCACCAAAAAGAAACTGCAGCAGGCTGGAGCCTGA
- a CDS encoding YebC/PmpR family DNA-binding transcriptional regulator, protein MSGHSKWSTIKHKKAATDAKRGKIFTKLIKEITVAARLGGGDPEGNPRLRQALATAKAANMPGENTNRAIKKGTGELEGVNYEEITYEGYGPGGVAILIETVTDNKNRTVGEIRAILGKNGGSMGENGCVAWIFEKKGFFVVPAEGKTEDEMMEVVLDAGAEDLQVVDDVFEITCPLESFDLVHKALEQQGLKMTTAELTALPKNTTPVDEAAARSNLKLLDLIDDHDDVQKVYSNLEIPDDVMAVLEKDS, encoded by the coding sequence ATGTCTGGTCATTCCAAGTGGTCCACAATCAAGCACAAGAAAGCCGCAACAGACGCCAAGCGCGGTAAAATTTTCACCAAACTCATCAAGGAAATTACAGTCGCCGCTCGGCTGGGTGGCGGAGATCCTGAGGGAAATCCACGGTTGCGGCAGGCTCTGGCAACAGCAAAAGCTGCCAATATGCCGGGAGAAAACACCAACCGTGCCATCAAAAAAGGCACTGGTGAACTTGAAGGGGTCAATTACGAGGAAATCACATATGAAGGGTACGGACCCGGCGGTGTGGCCATCCTTATCGAGACGGTGACGGATAACAAAAACCGGACAGTCGGTGAAATCCGCGCCATTCTGGGAAAAAACGGTGGCAGCATGGGAGAAAACGGCTGTGTTGCCTGGATCTTCGAAAAAAAGGGGTTCTTTGTGGTGCCTGCCGAAGGCAAAACTGAAGACGAAATGATGGAAGTAGTGCTGGATGCCGGAGCGGAAGATTTACAGGTGGTCGACGATGTGTTTGAAATCACCTGTCCCTTGGAAAGCTTTGACCTTGTGCATAAGGCGCTTGAACAACAGGGCCTCAAAATGACAACTGCAGAACTAACTGCGCTTCCCAAAAACACAACTCCCGTAGACGAGGCAGCAGCACGGTCCAACCTCAAACTACTGGATCTGATCGACGATCACGACGATGTTCAAAAGGTTTATTCCAATCTGGAAATCCCGGATGATGTGATGGCAGTACTCGAAAAAGATTCCTGA